A stretch of DNA from Candidatus Methylomirabilota bacterium:
GCGTGTCGCCGTCGTAGGTGAACATGCGCAGCGCGGGCAGGCTCTTGGCCAGCTCCTCCAGCTCGGCCAGCTGGTCCTGGGCCAGCGCCTTGGTGGGGAACAGGTAGAGCACTCGCGCGTCGGGCTGGGCCAGCAGCGACTGCAACACCGGCAGGTTGTAGCAAAGTGTCTTGCCCGACGCCGTCGGCGTGACCACGACGACGTGGTGGCCCTTGTCGACGAGCTCCCAGGCGCGCGCCTGGTGCGAATACAGCTGCCCGATGCCGCGCCCGCGGAGCGCGTCCGCCAGCCGTGGATCGAGCGACGTGGAGAAGGAAACCAGGACGGGCGGGCGCGCCGGGAACTGGCGGAGCGTCGTGATGCACGGCCCGGTCGACGGCGACGTCAAGAGATCGTCGAGGATCTCACCGAGCATCGCGCCAACTCTATCACGGTCGTCGCCGGAAACCGAACCGGCGCCGACGGGATGAGGGCGACCTTCCTCCTTGATGGCCAGGATGGCCACGACCAGGAGCGAGAAGCCGGCGGGCGCGGGAGTAGACTGGGCGCAAAGGAGGTTCCCCTGATCGTGCGTTTCGCCGCTTGGGTGCCGCCCATCGCCTGGATGGGCGTGGTCCTGTGGCTCTCGTCGGACGCGGGGAGCGCCGAGCAGACGGGCCGCCTCCTGGCGCCCGTCCTCACCTGGCTCCTGCCCGGGGCCACGCCGCTCCAGCGAGATGCGCTTCACGCCCTGGCCCGCAAGGCCGCCCACCTGACCGAGTATGCGACCCTCGCCGCGCTGTGGTTCCGCGCCCTCGTCGGGGGGAACGGGTGGTCGGCCCGCGCGGCGGCCTGGGCGGCGCTCGCGATCAGCGTCGCCCTGGCAGGCACCGACGAGGCTCACCAGTCCTTCTTCATCTCCCGTACCGCCAGCCTGGGGGACGTCGCGCTCGATTCCACGGGCGCGCTGGCGGCCGTGCTGGTCAGCCGCCGGGGCTGGCGCGCGGCGGCGGATGCGGCGACGACCGTACTCCTGTGGACCGCCGTCGCGGGGGGCGTCCTCGTGCTCGTCCTCAACGTGAGCATCGGCGTGCCATCGGGTGTGCTGTGGCTCACCGTGCCGGCCGCGCTTTTCACGCTCATCGTGCGCCGGCGCCGGCCCCGGGCTCCGTGACCGGCGCGACGGCGCTCAGACCTTGAGGCGGGGGTCGAGCGTGTCGCGCAGACCGTCGCCGAACAGATTGATGCCCAGCACGGTGAAGAGGATCGCGAGGCCCGGGAACGTCGCGAGCCACCAGGCCGTGGACATGTAGACGCGCCCGTCCGCCAGCATGCCGCCCCAGGTCGGGTTCGGCGGCTGGACCCCGAGCCCCAGAAACGACAGGGCGGACTCGATGACGATGACGCGCGCCATATCTAGGGTGGCGACGACGAGCCACGGCGTGAACACGTTGGGGAGGATGTGGCGCACCAGCACGCGCCCGTCGCGACTGCCCAGCGCGTGTGCCGCTTGCACGAACTCGCGCTCCCGGAGCGAAAGCACGGCGCCCCGAACGACGCGCGCGTAGACGACCCAGCTGGAGACGCCGATGACCACGATGATGACGGACAGGCTCGGCCCCAGCAGGCCGATGACGGCGATGGCCAGCAGGACGAACGGAAACGCCAGCTGGATGTCGGCCAGGCGCATCAGCACGTCGTCGATCCGCCCCCCGAAGTAGCCCGAGAGGAGCCCGGCCATCATGCCGAGCATCCCGGAGATCAGGACCGCCGCGAAGCCGACCAACAGCGCGGGCTGGGCCCCGAAGATGACGCGCGCGAGCAGGTCGCGCCCGAGGTGGTCGGTGCCCAGTGCATGGAGCTGGCCGGTGGTGTCGCGCCAGCCCGGGGGCTTCAGCCGGTTGCCGATGTCCTGCTCGATGGGATCGAAGGGCGACAGCCAGGCCGCCGTCAGCGCGGTGACGATCACGAGCGCGACGACGATCAGACCGGCCAGCGCCGTCCGCCGCCGGGCCAGGCGCCGCGCGAAGGCCACCCACTCGCGCAGCGCCGGCGAGCGCTCCGCCCCCGGCAGCGCGGCCGCCTCGACCGTGCGGTTCACCGCAGTCGGATCCGCGGGTCGAGATAGGTGTAGACGACGTCCACTACCAGATTGACCAGCACGAACGTGGAGGCCAGCAGAAACACCGCCGCCTGCACCACGGGGTAATCGCGGTTGTAGATCGCCTGCACGCTGAGCCGCCCAACGCCCGGCCAGGCGAAGATCGTCTCGGTGATCACCGCGCCGCCCAGCAGGGTGCCGAGCTCGATGCCCACGATGGTGACGATGGGGATGGCGGCGTTCTTGAGCGCGTGCTTCCACACGATGGGCGGGTTGGGCATGCCCTTCGCCCGCGCCGTCCGAATGTAGTCCTGATCGAGCACCTCCAGCATCCCCGAGCGAGTCAGCCGCATGATGCGGGCGGTCGTGAAGAGCCCCAGCGTGATGGACGGCAGGATCAGGTGCTGGGGTGTCCCCCGCCCGGACGAGGGCAGCAGGCCGAGCTGCACGGAAAAGATGAGGATGAGCATGATCCCCAGCCAGAAGGTCGGCATCGACTGGCCCAGCAGCGCTCCCACCGTCGAGACGTAATCGATGGCCGTGTTGCGGCGGACGGCGGAGACGATGCCCGTCGGGATGGCCAGACAGAGCGCGATCAGGAGCGCGGCGCCCGAGAGCTCGAACGTGGCCGGCATGCGCTCGGCGACGAGCCCGAACGCGGGCTCGCCGTGCCGCACGGACTGGCCGAAGTCGCCGCGCAGCGCGCCGGCCAGGAAGCGCCCGTACTGGACGAGGAACGGGTCATTGAACCCCATGGTCTCGCGGAATCGACGGATCTCTTCCGCCGTGGCGTCCGGCGGGAGGAGGACGAGGGCGGGGTCGCCGGTCAGATGCAGGATGAAGAAGACGACGAAGGACACGCCGAGCAGGACGAGGAGCGACTGCAGCAGGCGGCGGACGAGGTAGATCTTCATGGCACCGGCCCCGGCCGGCCCGGCCCCGGTCCCGGGCGGGGCGCGCCCGGCGGGCGGGGCCTCATTCCGCCCGTCGGAGACGGGCGATCGCCTCGATGTGAGGCGTCTGCGGGAACATGTCGATGGGCTGCACCCACTCCAGACGATAGCCCTGGCGGAGGAGATCGCCGACGTCGCGGGCAAGCGTCGCCGGATTGCACGAGACGTAGACGATCCGCGCGGGCCCGAGCGCGACCAGCGCGCCCAGCGCCTTCGGGTGGAATCCGGCGCGCGGCGGATCGGCCACGACGATCTGCGCCCGGACGCCGTCCCGCACCAGCGTGGGCAGCACGTGGCGCACTTCCCCGGCCAGGAACGTGCAGTTCTCGATCCCGTTCGCCCGCGCGTTGCCGACGGCGTCGGCGACGGCGGCGGCCGCCACCTCGATCCCGTAGACGTGGCGGCACCGGCGGGCCAGGAGCAGGCTGATGGCCCCGGTGCCGGAGTAGAGGTCGACGACGGTCTCGGCCCCGGTCAGCCCGCAGGCCTCCTCGACCAGCGCGAACAGCCGCTCGGCCTGGATGGTGTTCGTCTGGAAGAACGAGTTCGCGGACACCTGGAAGGTGAGACCGCCGAGGGATTCGGTGATGTGGTCGCGACCGACGAGGACGTGCTCCTCGCTGCCCACGGCGACCGCGGCCTTCTTGGCGTTGACGTTGAGGACCACACTGGCCGTGGCGGGGACGCGGGCCTTCAGCCGCTCGCCCACGGGCGCCAGGGTCTCCACGTCGGGCGCGGCCGCGACGATGTTCACCATCGCGGCCCCCGTGTAGCGCCCCTCCCGCAGCGTCACGAACCGCAGGAGCCCCTGCCCCGATTCCTGGTCCCAGACGCTCAGTCCGCGGGCCCGCGCCTGGGTCCGGACCTCGTCGAGGAGCGCGTTCATCGTCTCCGACTGGAGCAGGCACCGCTCGATGTCGAGCACGACGTCGTAACGGTCGGCCTCGTGCAGGCCGATCACCGGCGCGCCGCCGGCGCTGGCCACGGTGAACTCCATCTTGTTGCGGTAGCCGTACGCCGCGGGCGCCGGCAGGATCGGACGCAGCTCGAAGGCCGGGACGGCGCCCAGCCGCTCGAGACAGTCGCGCACCTGCTTCTCCTTGAAGGCCAGCTGCGCCTCGTAGGCCACGTGCTGCAGCCGGCACCCGCCGCACCGGCCGAAGTACGGGCACGGGGCTGCCACGCGCTGCGGGGAGGGCGACTCGATCGCCTCGATGGCGCCGCGGCCGTAACGGGCGCGGGTCTCCGTGACTCGCACCCGCAGGCGATCGCCGGGAATGGCGCCGCGCACGAACATGACGTAGCCGTTCACGCGGCCGACGCCCTCGCCGCCGAACGCGAGATCGTCGATCGTCAGCTCGAGGAGTTCGCCGCGCCGCGGCTTTGCCATGGGTCAGGCCACTATAAAGGGGGGGTCGGAGGCGAGTCAATTTACCGTGCGCGACTCACGCTGGCCACGTCGCGCGATGCGGGGGTGATATGATAGCGACCTGTGAAGCAATCGACGCCGCGCGCTGTCGGCGACCTGATTCTGAGCGCGATGCCCGAGTTGCGGGAGCGTCTGCTGGAGGAGAGGATCCGCCGGGCGTGGAGCGCGATGGTCGGCACCGACACCGCGCGGCGGGCGCATCCGCTCCGCTTCGCCAACGCCTGTCTCGAGGTCGTGGTGGACAACTCCCCCTGGCTGCACGAGCTGACGCTGCGGTCGCCTGATCTGACCGCGCGCCTGGCCGCCCACTTCCCGGAGGTCCGCGCCCTCCGTTTCGTCCAGGGAGCGCTGCCACCCGAGAGCGCCGCGCCCCAGGCCGGCCAGCCGCGGCCGAAGCCGCTGAGCGCGGACGACGCGCGCGAGATCGACGACGCGGTGACCGCCATCGCCGATGAGGACCTCCGGAGGGCGGCCCGGCGCCTGATGACGAAGGCGCGGCGGTCTCCGGTGGCCGTCGCGACGCTGGTCCTGGCCGGCGCGCTGGCCGCGGGCTGCGCGATGAAGGGCCGGGTGACGGCCGAGGCGGACGGGACCCCGCGGCGGACGCTGACCCAACCGAGCGCGGCCGCCGAGGCCTACTACCACTACGGCGTGGCCCAGCTCTACGCCCAGGCCGGCCGGTTCAAGGATGCGGTGGTGGCGCTGGAAGAGGCGGTCAAGCGCGACTCCAGCTCGGCCTTCCTCTGGCGCGAGATGGCTCAGGGGTTGGCGCGCGCCGATGCGCCCGAGCAGGCCATCGCCGCGGCCCGGCGCGCCGTGGCCCTGGCGCCCCAGGATCCCATCTCCCACCTCACTCTGGCCGAGCTCCTGCGCCAGCAGAAGAAATACGCGGACGCCGAGGGCGAGCTGGAGAAGGTCATCGCGCTGAACCCGACCGCCGAGGAGCCGTATTTGACGCTGGCCCGCTTCCACGTCGAGCAGAAGGCCTACGATCGCGCCCGGGCGGTCCTGCTGCGGCTGGCCGAGCGCCAACCGCGGCTGGCCCAGGTACAGTTCCTGCTGGGGCGGCTGGCCATTGAGACCGAGAACCTCGACGAGGCGATCGCGCGGCTCACCCAGGCCGTCGATCTCGATCCCGATCACGACGGCGCCTGGACGGCGCTGGGCTACGCGTACGAGGCCAAGCACCAGGCCGAGCAGGCGGTGGAGATCTACCGGCGGGCCATCAAGACCAACCCGGACAATCCCGCGTTCGTGGAGCGCCTGAGCGATCTTCTCATCCGGCTCGGCCGCTTCAAGGAGGCCCAGGCCGAGATCGAGACGCTCACCGAGAACGCGCCCCGTGACGCGCGCCTGTGGATGAAGCTCGGCGCCGTCTACTACGAGCAGAAGATCTGGGACAAGGCCAGCGAGGCGTTCCGGCGCGGCGTGCTGCTGGAGCCCAACAATCTGAGAGCGCGCTACTTCCTGGCCACGACCCTGATGGATGGGGGGCGCGACGACGACGCCCGCGCCGAGCTGGAGCGGATCCTCCGGCTCGACCCGCGCTCGATCGACGCGCGGGTGCAGCTGGGCTTCCTGCACGGGCGGGCCAAGCACCACGACCAGGCGGTCGCCGTGCTGCGCGAGGCGGTGAACCTGGAGCCCAAGCGCCCGGAGCTGTTCCTCTATCTGGGGACGGCTTATTTCCGGGGCAAGCAGTACGACCGCGCGATCGAGACGCTCCGGGAAGGCCTGACGCTCGACGACAAGAACAAGGACCTCCACTTCCAGCTCGGCGTCGTCTATGAAAAGCAGCAGCGGTTCGACGATGCCGTCCGCGCGTTCCGTCGCGTCATCGCGCTCGATCCCAAGCACGCCGAGGCCTACAACTACGTCGGCTACATGTACGCCGAGCGCGGCCAGAATCTCGACGAGGCGATTCAGTTCATCAGCAAGGCCTTGGATCTCGAGCCCGACAACGGCTACTTCATCGACAGTCTCGGCTGGGCGTACTACCAGCAGGGCCGCTACGGCGACGCGCTCCGCGAGCTGAAGCGCGCCGTGGAGAAGGCCAAGGAACCCGATCCCGTCATCTACGACCACCTCGGCGACGCGTATGCGAAGAACGGTCTGACCGAAGACGCGCTCGCCGCGTGGGAGAAATCGCTCCAGCTGGATCCGACCGCCGACGGTGTCAAGAAGAAGCTCGAGGAGCTGCGCAGCCGTCAGCAGCGGGTCAAGGGTGAGCGGTCGCGGCTTTCTCAGTAGCGCCGCGCTCCTGCTGGTGCTGGCCGGCTGCGCGCGCGTGCTGCCGCCGCCGCGCCAACCCATCTCCGAGGACGCCCGCCGGGCCATCGCCTTGCTGGTCGCACGCTGGCGCGACTTCTCGGACCTCCGCACCCTCGCCGACATTCGCCTCCAGCGCGGCGGCGAACAGCAGGCCCTGACCGGCGTCCTGCTGGCGAAGGCGCCGGCCTCGGTCAGGTTCGAGGCGCTCTCGCCCCTCGGTCAGCCCTGGCTCCTGGTGACGATCCACGACGGCCAGCTCACCGCCTACAACGTGGCGTCCAATGAGGCCGTCATCGGCCCGGCCACGGCCGATACCGCCGCGCGGCTGCTCAAGCTGCCCTTCGATCCCGATGACCTCGTCGGCGTGCTGGCCGGGCGCGCGGTGCCCCCCAAGGACCTGCGCGTCGCCGAATTGCTGCCGCCGAACGAGTACGGCCGGTCGCTCGAGCTGATCGGTCGCGTCAACCGCCAGCGTATCTGGATGGAATTCGAGAGCGGCGTCGTCCGCCAGCTCGAGATCACGGGGGGCCGCTACGAGGCGCGCGTGACGTACCTGCGCGACGCCGAGGGGCGACCGCTGGGATTCGACCTGAGCGCGGCGCAGGCGTACCTGACCGGGTCGGTCCGCTACCGCGACCCGGTGTTCGACGCCGGCATCGAGGCCGACCGCTTCCGATTTACCGTGCCGGAGAGCGCCAAAACCGAGCGGTTACATTGACGCCTCCGGGCACGCGTGCTAGGCTGATGTGCCTTGTCGAGGGGGTCGGGGAGTGGTCGTCGCCTCGTGCTCAGTGCCGCGGCCAAGGTGAACCTGGCTCTTGAGGTTCTGAGCAAGCGCGCCGACGGCTATCACGAGATCGCCACGGTCATGCAGACCGTGGACCTGTCCGACCGGCTGATCCTGGAAGACGCCGAGACGCTTGCGCTTCGCGTGAGCGCTCCCGGCGTGCCGACCGACTCGACGAACCTCGCGGTACGCGCGGCGCTGGCGCTGCGCGAAGCGGCGGGGGTCGCGCGAGGCGCGCGGATCACCCTCGACAAGCGGGTCCCGGTCGCCGGAGGTCTCGGCGGCGGATCGGCCGACGCGGCGGCGGTGCTCCTGGGGCTCAACCGCCTCTGGGGCCTGCGCTGGCCCCTGCCGCGACTGGCGAACCTCGCGGTGACGCTCGGGATGGACGTGCCGTTTTTCCTGCGGGGGGGCACCGCGCTGGCGACGGGTCGCGGCGAGACGCTCGAGCCGGTGGTCGGAGGCGCGCTGGCGCTGGTCCTGGTGAACCCGGGATTCGGGTCGAGCACCGCGGAGGCCTACCGGCGGGTCACGCCCCAGATGTATACGGACGGCAAGCGCACGCAGGCGCTGCTGGATGCCCTCCGGAGCAGGCGTGCGGCCCGCGTGGCGGCGAGCCTTTACAATGGGCTCGAGGGAGTCGTCGCCCGGCATCACCCCGAGATCGGGCGGATGGAGGCGGCGCTGCTGGCGGCGGGCGCGCTGGGCGCGACCATGTCAGGCAGCGGACCGACGGTCCTCGGCGTGGCGCGCTCCTTCGAGCACGCCCGGCAGATTCGCGCGCGGCTGACCCGCGCGTCGTGGGCGTGCTGGGCGGTGCGGACGACGCGCGGCCCCGCGGTCCGAGTCAGGGCCATGGACGCAGGGCGAGCCGCAGGGCGGCCAGGGGCTGAGGCCCCTGCGCCCGAGGCGAGCGACGCTGGAGAGTCCCGCCCGCCCGAGGCGAGCTGATGAACAGAGGCGGGGCGGGCCGGCGGCGAACGGTTCGGCAAATGAGGAGACTCACGGTGGGGCGTGGCCAAGCGGCAAGGCGCGGGACTTTGGATCCCGTATTCGGAGGTTCGAATCCTCCCGCCCCAACCACCGTCTGGCGAGGAGCACGATGACCTACGACCTCAAGGTGTTCACGGGGACCGCGAACCGTCCTCTGGCCGAGGAGATCGCGCAGTGCCTCCACCTGCCCCTGAGCGACGCGGAGGTGTCGCGTTTCTCCGACGGCGAGGTGTTCGTGCAGGTCAACGAGAACGTGCGGGGCACCGACGTCTTCGTGATCCAGCCGACGTGCCCGCCCGTGAACGACAACCTGATGGAGTTGCTGATCATGATCGATGCGCTCAAGCGCGCCTCGGCGCGGCGCATCACCGCGGTGCTCCCCTACTACGGCTACGCGCGGCAGGACAGGAAGGTGCAACCCCGGGTGCCCATCACCGCCAAGCTCGTCGCCGACCTGCTGGAAGCCGCCGGCGTCGACCGCGTGCTGGCCCTCGACCTCCACGCCGGGCAGATCCAGGGCTTCTTCAATATCCCGGTCGATCACCTGTTCGCCGCCCCCGTCATCATCGACTACCTGGGCAAGAAGGACCTCAAGGACGCGGTGATCGTCTCGCCCGACGCTGGCGGCGTCGAGCGGGCTCGCGCCATCGCCAAGCGCCTGCGGGGGGCCCTGGCCATCATCGACAAGCGACGCGAGGGGCCCAACCAGTCGGTGGCCATGCACCTCATCGGCGAGGTGCGGGGCCGGGACACCGTTGTGATCGACGACATGATCGACACCGCGGGGACGCTGGTGCAAGCCGTGACGACGCTGGAGCGCGAGGGCGCGCGCCGGATTCTGGCCTGCGGCGTGCACCCCGTCCTCTCCGGTCCGGCGATCGAGCGCATCAAGGCCGCGCCGCTCGAGGAGACCGTCGTCACCAACTCGATCCCGGTCACGTCGGAAAAGCGCGCCGCCCGGCTCACGGTGCTCAGCGTGGCGCCGCTCCTGGCCGAGGCGATCCGTCGCATCCACGACGAGGAATCCGTGTCGACTCTGTTCGTCTGAAAGGGAGCCTCCCATGCAGATCCAAGAGCTGACGATCAAACGCCGCGAGGGGACCGGCCGTCAGGTCGCCAAACGGCTGCGCCGCGCCGGCGCGGTACCGGCCGTGCTCTACGGCGGCGTCAAGGCGGAGTCCGTCACCGTCGACCCGCGCGCCGTGCTCCGCATCATCCACGGCCACCAGGGATCGACCCAACTGCTGACGCTCAAGATCGAGGGCGAGAGCGCTGCGCGCATGGCCATCATTCGCGCCATGCAGTTCGATCCGGTCAGCGAGGACCTGCTCCACGTCGATCTCCAGGAGGTCACGGCGGACCGGGCGATCACCGTCCGGGTGGCGGTGCACCCGGTGGGCGAGGCAGCGGGCGTAAAAGAGCAGCAGGGCATCCTGAACACCGTCATGCACGAGGTCGAGGTCTCGTGCCTGCCGACCCAGATCCCGGAGCGGATCGACGCCGACGTGACGGCGCTCATGATCGGCGACGTGCTGACGGTCGCCGATCTCAAGGTGCCGGAGGGCGTGCGCATCCTGAACGACCCGGGCCAGGCCGTCGTCACGGTGGCCCCGCCGATGGCGGAGGAAGCGCCGCCGGTACCGGCTGCGGAGGTCGCGGCGGTCACGACGGAGCCGGAAGTCCTCACGGAGCGCAAGCCGAAGGAAGAGGAGGCGGCGCCGGCCGAAGAGGGCAAGAAGGAGAAGGCCAAGAAGTAGCGGAGCACGCTGGCGTGGCCCACGTGGTGGTGGGGCTCGGGAACCCGGGGCCGGAATATCGCGCCACCCGCCACAACGTGGGCCAGCGCGTGCTGGACCTGCTCGCGCAGATGCTGGGCAAATCCTGGCGGCGTGACGGCCAGGCCATGGTCGCCCGCGGGCAGTGGCGCGGAGCAGCAGTCGCGCTCGTCAAGCCGCTGGCCTTCATGAACGTCAGCGGCCCCGTCATCGGCCAGACGCTCCGCCAACAGGGCGCGGACCCCGCCGATCTCATCCTGGTCTACGACGACATCGATCTCCCTCTGGGCACCATCCGCGCGCGCATGAAGGGTAGCCACGGCGGCCACAAGGGCGTCCGGTCCGTCATCGAGGCGCTCGGGACCCAGGAGATCCGGCGGGTGAAGGTGGGCATCGGGCGGCCCGATCGGAAGGACGAGGTCCCGGACCACGTGCTGGCGCCCTTCGAGCCCGAGGAGCTGCCCGTTGTCGACGCGGCGGTGGCCGCCGCCGCCGAGCGCGTGCTCGGGCTCATCCAGGGACCTTAGAAGAAGAGCACGGTCACCAGGACGAACAGCGGCAGCAGGACTCCTCCGCTATAGAGCATGTAGCCGAAGAAGCTCGGCATCTTGATCCCGGCCTCATCCGCAATCGACTTGACCATGAAGTTGGGGGCATTGCCGATGTAGGTGTTGGCCCCCATGGCGACGGCGCCGACACTGATCCCGACGAGGATCGCCTGCGGCATCCCCACCACCTCGTTGGCCAGGTGGAGCCCCTGCCCCAGCGCCAGGAAAGTCAGGTAGGTCGGCGCGTTGTCGAGGAACGAGGACAGCATCCCGGAGGCCCAGAAAAACTGCCAGGGCTCCCGCACGCCCAGCTCCCCGCCCCGAATCCGGAGCAGCTCGAGCGCGGGAATCATGGCGAGGAAGATGCCGAAAAAGAGCACCGCCACTTCGGAGATCGGGTAGTACGTGAACCTGTTGGCGCGCCGGATCTGCCGCGGCGTGAGCCAGAGGGAGAGGCCGGCGAGGCTTACGATGGCGGCCTCGCGGAACGGCGCCTGCAGGAAGGCGACCGCCAACACGACCATGCCCAGCCCGAGGACGTTCGGGCTGCCGTCCATCCGCAGGGGCTCGACCTGGGCTCGGTCGAGGCGCAGCGCGCTGATCGGCTCTCGGGCGTACTGCGTGGTGTCCCACACGAAATAGGTCAGGAGCAGGGCGCCCACCATGAGGGCCCAGGGGGCCCAGAGCCGGAACGTCCACGTGAAGGGCACGCCCTCCAGATATCCCAGGAACAGGGGCGGGTCGCCGAGCGGGGTCAGCATGCCGCCGATGTTCGAGACGAGGAAGATGAAGAAGATGACAGTGTGCTTCACGCGGCGGCGCTCCCGGTTGGTCTGCAGGAGCGGCCGGATGAGCAGCATGGAGGCCCCCGTGGTGCCGATGAACGATGCCAGGACGGCGCCGATGGCCAGGAACCCGGTGTTCGTCGACGGCGTGGCCACGAGGTCCCCCCGCAGGAGGATGCCACCGGAGATGACGTAGAGCCCGCCCAGGAGGACGATGAAGGATACGTAGTCTTCCGCCATGTGGACGAGTGCAGCGGGCTGCCGAGCGAGGTAGAGGACGAGGATCGGCAGCCCCAAGCATGCCGAGACGAGCGACTTGTTCCGGTTCGACTCCCACCAGTGGGGAACCCAGAGGGGGCAGACGGCGATCGCGAGGAGCATCGCGACGAAGGGCAGGACCGTATAGACTGGCGGTGGGCTCCCCAGCGGCTCGCTTTCCTCTCGTCAGTGCGCCATGACGGCGCCGCTAGTGTAGTAGGGAACGCCGACGACGCAACGGGGAAAGGCGGCGCCCAGGCTCCTTTCGGTAGCGGACCGCGCGATCCGATGGTATATAGTTATCGTTTACCCAGAAAGTGGTCGGTGCGACCGCGGGAGGGGGGGGTCGAGTGACCAAGGTCATCGTGGAGCCCGACGAGTCCTTCGAGAGCGCCCTCAAGCGCTTCAAGAAGCAGTGCGAGAAGGCCGGGCTCATGTCGGAGCTGCGCAAGCGCCAGCACTACGAGAAGCCCAGCGTCAAGCGGAAGCGGAAGACGCTGGCCGCGCGCAAGAAGGCCAAGAAACGGGAGCGGATGTCCGACTAGCTGCCGGGAGTGGCGGGGTCGAATGGGACCAGGTCCGGGCCCTCTTGGCCTCGCACACCCGGACCCCGATGGGTCGGGAGCGGGCGGCGGGGC
This window harbors:
- a CDS encoding VanZ family protein, producing MRFAAWVPPIAWMGVVLWLSSDAGSAEQTGRLLAPVLTWLLPGATPLQRDALHALARKAAHLTEYATLAALWFRALVGGNGWSARAAAWAALAISVALAGTDEAHQSFFISRTASLGDVALDSTGALAAVLVSRRGWRAAADAATTVLLWTAVAGGVLVLVLNVSIGVPSGVLWLTVPAALFTLIVRRRRPRAP
- a CDS encoding ABC transporter permease; translation: MNRTVEAAALPGAERSPALREWVAFARRLARRRTALAGLIVVALVIVTALTAAWLSPFDPIEQDIGNRLKPPGWRDTTGQLHALGTDHLGRDLLARVIFGAQPALLVGFAAVLISGMLGMMAGLLSGYFGGRIDDVLMRLADIQLAFPFVLLAIAVIGLLGPSLSVIIVVIGVSSWVVYARVVRGAVLSLREREFVQAAHALGSRDGRVLVRHILPNVFTPWLVVATLDMARVIVIESALSFLGLGVQPPNPTWGGMLADGRVYMSTAWWLATFPGLAILFTVLGINLFGDGLRDTLDPRLKV
- the nikB gene encoding nickel ABC transporter permease codes for the protein MKIYLVRRLLQSLLVLLGVSFVVFFILHLTGDPALVLLPPDATAEEIRRFRETMGFNDPFLVQYGRFLAGALRGDFGQSVRHGEPAFGLVAERMPATFELSGAALLIALCLAIPTGIVSAVRRNTAIDYVSTVGALLGQSMPTFWLGIMLILIFSVQLGLLPSSGRGTPQHLILPSITLGLFTTARIMRLTRSGMLEVLDQDYIRTARAKGMPNPPIVWKHALKNAAIPIVTIVGIELGTLLGGAVITETIFAWPGVGRLSVQAIYNRDYPVVQAAVFLLASTFVLVNLVVDVVYTYLDPRIRLR
- the rlmD gene encoding 23S rRNA (uracil(1939)-C(5))-methyltransferase RlmD — its product is MAKPRRGELLELTIDDLAFGGEGVGRVNGYVMFVRGAIPGDRLRVRVTETRARYGRGAIEAIESPSPQRVAAPCPYFGRCGGCRLQHVAYEAQLAFKEKQVRDCLERLGAVPAFELRPILPAPAAYGYRNKMEFTVASAGGAPVIGLHEADRYDVVLDIERCLLQSETMNALLDEVRTQARARGLSVWDQESGQGLLRFVTLREGRYTGAAMVNIVAAAPDVETLAPVGERLKARVPATASVVLNVNAKKAAVAVGSEEHVLVGRDHITESLGGLTFQVSANSFFQTNTIQAERLFALVEEACGLTGAETVVDLYSGTGAISLLLARRCRHVYGIEVAAAAVADAVGNARANGIENCTFLAGEVRHVLPTLVRDGVRAQIVVADPPRAGFHPKALGALVALGPARIVYVSCNPATLARDVGDLLRQGYRLEWVQPIDMFPQTPHIEAIARLRRAE
- a CDS encoding DciA family protein, encoding MKQSTPRAVGDLILSAMPELRERLLEERIRRAWSAMVGTDTARRAHPLRFANACLEVVVDNSPWLHELTLRSPDLTARLAAHFPEVRALRFVQGALPPESAAPQAGQPRPKPLSADDAREIDDAVTAIADEDLRRAARRLMTKARRSPVAVATLVLAGALAAGCAMKGRVTAEADGTPRRTLTQPSAAAEAYYHYGVAQLYAQAGRFKDAVVALEEAVKRDSSSAFLWREMAQGLARADAPEQAIAAARRAVALAPQDPISHLTLAELLRQQKKYADAEGELEKVIALNPTAEEPYLTLARFHVEQKAYDRARAVLLRLAERQPRLAQVQFLLGRLAIETENLDEAIARLTQAVDLDPDHDGAWTALGYAYEAKHQAEQAVEIYRRAIKTNPDNPAFVERLSDLLIRLGRFKEAQAEIETLTENAPRDARLWMKLGAVYYEQKIWDKASEAFRRGVLLEPNNLRARYFLATTLMDGGRDDDARAELERILRLDPRSIDARVQLGFLHGRAKHHDQAVAVLREAVNLEPKRPELFLYLGTAYFRGKQYDRAIETLREGLTLDDKNKDLHFQLGVVYEKQQRFDDAVRAFRRVIALDPKHAEAYNYVGYMYAERGQNLDEAIQFISKALDLEPDNGYFIDSLGWAYYQQGRYGDALRELKRAVEKAKEPDPVIYDHLGDAYAKNGLTEDALAAWEKSLQLDPTADGVKKKLEELRSRQQRVKGERSRLSQ
- the ispE gene encoding 4-(cytidine 5'-diphospho)-2-C-methyl-D-erythritol kinase, encoding MLSAAAKVNLALEVLSKRADGYHEIATVMQTVDLSDRLILEDAETLALRVSAPGVPTDSTNLAVRAALALREAAGVARGARITLDKRVPVAGGLGGGSADAAAVLLGLNRLWGLRWPLPRLANLAVTLGMDVPFFLRGGTALATGRGETLEPVVGGALALVLVNPGFGSSTAEAYRRVTPQMYTDGKRTQALLDALRSRRAARVAASLYNGLEGVVARHHPEIGRMEAALLAAGALGATMSGSGPTVLGVARSFEHARQIRARLTRASWACWAVRTTRGPAVRVRAMDAGRAAGRPGAEAPAPEASDAGESRPPEAS
- a CDS encoding ribose-phosphate pyrophosphokinase, giving the protein MTYDLKVFTGTANRPLAEEIAQCLHLPLSDAEVSRFSDGEVFVQVNENVRGTDVFVIQPTCPPVNDNLMELLIMIDALKRASARRITAVLPYYGYARQDRKVQPRVPITAKLVADLLEAAGVDRVLALDLHAGQIQGFFNIPVDHLFAAPVIIDYLGKKDLKDAVIVSPDAGGVERARAIAKRLRGALAIIDKRREGPNQSVAMHLIGEVRGRDTVVIDDMIDTAGTLVQAVTTLEREGARRILACGVHPVLSGPAIERIKAAPLEETVVTNSIPVTSEKRAARLTVLSVAPLLAEAIRRIHDEESVSTLFV
- a CDS encoding 50S ribosomal protein L25, yielding MQIQELTIKRREGTGRQVAKRLRRAGAVPAVLYGGVKAESVTVDPRAVLRIIHGHQGSTQLLTLKIEGESAARMAIIRAMQFDPVSEDLLHVDLQEVTADRAITVRVAVHPVGEAAGVKEQQGILNTVMHEVEVSCLPTQIPERIDADVTALMIGDVLTVADLKVPEGVRILNDPGQAVVTVAPPMAEEAPPVPAAEVAAVTTEPEVLTERKPKEEEAAPAEEGKKEKAKK
- the pth gene encoding aminoacyl-tRNA hydrolase, encoding MAHVVVGLGNPGPEYRATRHNVGQRVLDLLAQMLGKSWRRDGQAMVARGQWRGAAVALVKPLAFMNVSGPVIGQTLRQQGADPADLILVYDDIDLPLGTIRARMKGSHGGHKGVRSVIEALGTQEIRRVKVGIGRPDRKDEVPDHVLAPFEPEELPVVDAAVAAAAERVLGLIQGP